In the genome of Kitasatospora cathayae, one region contains:
- a CDS encoding glycosyltransferase family 4 protein, which yields MTAHPLRIALLSYRGDPFCGGQGVYVRHLSRELARLGHHVDVIGAQPYPVLDEVEGPGTVRLVELPSLDLYRADDPFRTPARHEFRGPVDVLEFATMRTGGFPEPLTFSLRARQYLARHKGRYDVVHDNQTLGYGLLGLARHGFPLVTTIHHPITVDRQLELDAATTRAKRLSLRRWYAFTRMQRRVAARLDHVITVSGTSQREIAEHLGAAPGAISVVPIGADTRLWSPSAEIERVPGRIVTTSSADVPLKGLVFLVEALAKVRTEREAHLVVVGKPQKEDGPVAEAVRRFGLAEHIEFRTGLTDRELVDLYRSAEVACVPSLYEGFSLPAAEAMATGTPLVATTGGAIPEVAGPDGETCLAVPPGEADALAAALGRLLDDPRLRAELGAAGRERVLARFTWERAAELTADAYRAAIATGVGARARSGPGWRYVP from the coding sequence ATGACCGCGCACCCGCTGCGGATTGCCCTGCTGTCATACCGCGGGGACCCGTTCTGCGGCGGCCAGGGCGTGTACGTACGGCACCTCTCCCGTGAGCTGGCCAGGCTCGGCCACCACGTGGACGTGATCGGCGCCCAGCCCTACCCCGTGCTGGACGAGGTCGAGGGCCCCGGAACGGTCCGCCTGGTCGAGCTGCCCAGTCTGGACCTCTACCGCGCCGACGACCCCTTCCGCACCCCCGCCCGGCACGAGTTCCGAGGGCCGGTGGACGTGCTGGAGTTCGCCACCATGCGCACCGGAGGCTTCCCCGAGCCGCTCACCTTCTCGCTGCGCGCCCGTCAGTACCTGGCCCGGCACAAGGGCCGCTACGACGTGGTGCACGACAACCAGACCCTCGGCTACGGCCTGCTGGGCCTGGCCCGGCACGGCTTCCCGCTGGTCACCACGATCCATCACCCGATCACCGTCGACCGGCAGTTGGAGCTGGACGCGGCCACCACGAGGGCGAAGCGGCTCTCGCTGCGCCGCTGGTACGCCTTCACCCGGATGCAGCGCCGGGTCGCGGCCCGGCTGGACCACGTGATCACCGTCTCCGGCACCTCGCAGCGCGAGATCGCCGAGCACCTGGGCGCCGCCCCCGGCGCGATCTCGGTGGTGCCGATCGGCGCCGACACCCGGCTCTGGTCGCCCTCCGCGGAGATCGAGCGGGTCCCCGGCCGGATCGTCACCACCTCCAGCGCGGACGTGCCGCTCAAGGGCCTGGTCTTCCTGGTCGAGGCGCTGGCCAAGGTCCGCACCGAGCGGGAGGCCCACCTGGTGGTGGTCGGCAAGCCGCAGAAGGAGGACGGGCCGGTGGCCGAGGCGGTGCGCCGCTTCGGGCTGGCGGAGCACATCGAGTTCCGCACCGGACTGACCGACCGGGAGCTGGTCGACCTGTACCGCTCCGCCGAGGTGGCCTGCGTCCCCTCGCTGTACGAGGGCTTCTCGCTGCCCGCCGCCGAGGCGATGGCCACCGGCACCCCGCTGGTCGCGACCACCGGCGGGGCGATCCCCGAGGTGGCCGGGCCGGACGGCGAGACCTGCCTGGCCGTGCCGCCGGGGGAGGCGGACGCGCTGGCCGCCGCGCTCGGCCGGCTGCTGGACGACCCGCGGCTGCGCGCCGAGCTCGGCGCGGCCGGCCGCGAGCGGGTGCTGGCCCGGTTCACCTGGGAGCGGGCCGCCGAGCTGACCGCCGACGCGTACCGGGCGGCGATCGCCACCGGTGTCGGCGCCCGGGCCCGCTCCGGGCCGGGCTGGCGGTACGTGCCCTGA
- a CDS encoding prenyltransferase/squalene oxidase repeat-containing protein: MTPAVPEVLLLDGVLDAEQAADTVRSILAEQRPDGAIPWFAGHHLDPWDHTEAAMALDTAGEHAAAEAAYRWLAAQQNPDGSWYAAYTDGVVTDRAKESNFCAYIAVGVWHHHLSAGDDAFLEWIWPVVRRALDFIVGLRLPDGPIAWRVDEDGAATGEALLTGSSSILHALRCGLAIADYLEEPQPDWELAAGRLRHAIAHHPERFLDKGRYSMDWYYPVLGTGLRGDAALARIERDWDRFVVPGLGVRCVSDRPWVTGGESAELALALWAIGQSDRAVDILRWIQKHLRHQDGSYWTGYVFEDDAIWPEERTTWTAGALLLAVAALGGDPATVAVFGGEQLPAGLVVQDCC; encoded by the coding sequence ATGACCCCCGCCGTCCCCGAGGTGCTGCTGCTCGACGGGGTGCTGGACGCCGAGCAGGCGGCCGACACCGTCCGCAGCATCCTGGCCGAGCAGCGCCCCGACGGCGCCATCCCGTGGTTCGCCGGCCACCACCTCGACCCGTGGGACCACACCGAGGCCGCGATGGCCCTCGACACCGCCGGCGAGCACGCCGCCGCCGAGGCCGCCTACCGCTGGCTCGCCGCGCAGCAGAACCCGGACGGTTCCTGGTACGCCGCGTACACCGACGGTGTGGTCACCGACCGGGCCAAGGAGAGCAACTTCTGCGCGTACATCGCGGTCGGGGTCTGGCACCACCACCTCAGCGCCGGCGACGACGCCTTCCTGGAGTGGATCTGGCCGGTGGTCCGGCGGGCGCTGGACTTCATCGTCGGCCTGCGGCTGCCCGACGGCCCGATCGCCTGGCGGGTCGACGAGGACGGCGCCGCGACCGGGGAGGCGCTGCTCACCGGCTCGTCCAGCATCCTGCACGCGCTGCGCTGCGGCCTGGCCATCGCCGACTACCTGGAGGAGCCGCAGCCCGACTGGGAGCTCGCGGCAGGCCGGCTGCGGCACGCCATCGCCCACCACCCCGAGCGGTTCCTGGACAAGGGCCGCTACTCGATGGACTGGTACTACCCGGTGCTCGGCACCGGCCTGCGCGGCGACGCGGCGCTGGCCCGGATCGAGCGGGACTGGGACCGCTTCGTCGTCCCCGGCCTCGGCGTGCGCTGCGTCAGCGACCGCCCGTGGGTGACCGGCGGGGAGAGTGCCGAACTGGCCCTCGCGCTCTGGGCGATCGGCCAGTCCGACCGCGCGGTGGACATCCTGCGCTGGATCCAGAAGCACCTGCGGCACCAGGACGGCTCGTACTGGACCGGGTACGTCTTCGAGGACGACGCGATCTGGCCCGAGGAGCGCACCACCTGGACGGCCGGGGCGCTGCTGCTCGCGGTGGCCGCGCTCGGCGGGGACCCGGCGACCGTCGCGGTCTTCGGCGGGGAGCAGCTGCCCGCCGGGCTGGTGGTCCAGGACTGCTGCTGA
- a CDS encoding VenA family class IV lanthipeptide has translation MENMVDFETDLAALQDLPETESVELTGHGSGCQYTCLVLTCLIFTNS, from the coding sequence ATGGAGAACATGGTGGACTTCGAGACCGACCTCGCGGCGCTGCAGGACCTGCCGGAGACCGAGTCGGTCGAGCTGACCGGCCACGGCAGCGGCTGCCAGTACACCTGTCTCGTCCTGACCTGTCTGATCTTCACCAACAGCTGA
- a CDS encoding alcohol dehydrogenase catalytic domain-containing protein, with the protein MRAAVLHKTGQDTLDVREDVTAVGFGPGTVRVRMRAASLCHSDLSAMSGVLPQPAPFVPGHEGAGDVVEVGEGVTGVAPGDRVVLCWMPPCGRCAHCDRGRGHLCVASLRRLGAPGFRLAEDGTEASGFYGTGAFAEEVVVAADAVIKVPADLPYEAAALIGCGVTTGIGAAVNTARVEPGSTVAVIGAGGVGVATVQGARVCGAARITVVDPVASRRERALAFGATEAIAPEELKAAAKGLPGGGFDYVFEAVGRAATVRAGYDAARRGGAVVVIGAGAQDDLAQFTMGELFFNEKRLLPSLYGGAPVARTVGLVVDLWRAGRIDLDGMITHRVGLADVNLAIEQMRGGEALRTVVSLG; encoded by the coding sequence ATGCGCGCAGCCGTTCTGCACAAGACCGGCCAGGACACCCTCGACGTCCGGGAGGACGTCACCGCGGTCGGTTTCGGACCGGGCACCGTACGGGTCCGGATGCGCGCCGCCAGCCTGTGTCACTCGGACCTCTCCGCGATGAGCGGCGTCCTGCCGCAGCCCGCGCCGTTCGTCCCCGGGCACGAGGGCGCCGGGGACGTCGTCGAGGTCGGCGAGGGCGTGACCGGCGTCGCCCCCGGGGACCGGGTGGTGCTCTGCTGGATGCCCCCCTGCGGCCGCTGCGCCCACTGCGACCGCGGCCGCGGCCACCTGTGCGTCGCCAGCCTGCGGCGGCTCGGCGCGCCCGGCTTCCGGCTGGCCGAGGACGGCACCGAGGCCTCCGGCTTCTACGGCACCGGTGCCTTCGCCGAGGAGGTGGTGGTCGCCGCCGACGCCGTCATCAAGGTGCCGGCCGACCTCCCGTACGAGGCCGCCGCACTCATCGGCTGCGGGGTGACCACCGGCATCGGCGCCGCGGTCAACACCGCCCGGGTCGAGCCCGGTTCCACGGTCGCGGTGATCGGCGCGGGCGGCGTCGGCGTGGCCACCGTCCAGGGTGCCCGGGTCTGCGGTGCCGCCCGGATCACCGTCGTCGACCCGGTGGCGTCCCGCCGCGAGCGGGCACTCGCCTTCGGCGCCACCGAGGCGATCGCCCCCGAGGAGCTGAAGGCCGCCGCCAAGGGCCTGCCCGGCGGCGGCTTCGACTACGTCTTCGAGGCGGTCGGCCGCGCGGCCACCGTCCGGGCCGGCTACGACGCGGCCCGGCGCGGCGGCGCGGTCGTCGTCATCGGCGCGGGCGCGCAGGACGACCTCGCGCAGTTCACCATGGGCGAGCTGTTCTTCAACGAGAAGCGGCTGCTGCCCTCGCTGTACGGCGGGGCGCCGGTGGCCCGCACCGTCGGACTGGTCGTGGACCTGTGGCGGGCCGGACGGATCGACCTCGACGGGATGATCACCCACCGGGTCGGGCTGGCGGACGTGAACCTGGCGATCGAGCAGATGCGCGGCGGCGAGGCGCTGCGGACGGTGGTCTCGCTCGGCTAG
- a CDS encoding prenyltransferase/squalene oxidase repeat-containing protein yields MLTAARLGAAALSAALLAGVAAGPALADGPSPSAPLPEGLYGKSDPTYDGVWRQSLALTALAADKITPADSAVAWLTGQQCEDGGWPSYRAAGAACDAKTEDSNATAVAIQALVALGGHQPAVDKGVQWLKANQNADGSWPYNPGNPGDANSTGLAVNALFAARTDPASAAKPGSGGAAAGKNAFDGLARFQLGCTAPADQRGAFAYQPDPAAGTLAPNTLASAQAALAAAGGHLPVATSVRADEPPKALACADGSAPATIPHAESGEAVGAYLTAQLAAGGEHLTLTTPGADPKPDHTATAWAALALIQSGHPEQATDAVDWLEGQRAAWTKNGTDAAATASLLLVSQAAHRSTTDLTHQLTALGPAPKGGASPADATPVKKKRDGMGQFWLIIVGLLIGIGGGLLLSLQRKRNPNL; encoded by the coding sequence ATGCTGACCGCCGCCCGCCTGGGCGCCGCCGCCCTGTCCGCCGCGCTGCTGGCCGGCGTCGCCGCCGGACCGGCCCTCGCCGACGGCCCGTCGCCGTCGGCTCCCCTGCCCGAGGGCCTGTACGGCAAGAGCGACCCGACCTACGACGGCGTCTGGCGGCAGTCCCTCGCGCTCACCGCGCTGGCGGCGGACAAGATCACCCCGGCCGACTCGGCGGTGGCGTGGCTCACCGGGCAGCAGTGCGAGGACGGCGGCTGGCCCTCCTACCGGGCCGCCGGCGCGGCCTGTGACGCCAAGACCGAGGACAGCAACGCCACCGCCGTCGCCATCCAGGCCCTGGTCGCGCTCGGCGGGCACCAGCCGGCCGTCGACAAGGGCGTGCAGTGGCTCAAGGCCAACCAGAACGCCGACGGCAGCTGGCCCTACAACCCCGGCAACCCGGGCGACGCCAACTCCACCGGACTCGCCGTCAACGCGCTGTTCGCGGCCCGCACCGACCCGGCGAGCGCCGCCAAGCCGGGCAGCGGCGGCGCCGCGGCCGGCAAGAACGCCTTCGACGGCCTCGCCCGCTTCCAGCTCGGCTGCACCGCCCCCGCCGACCAGCGCGGCGCCTTCGCCTACCAGCCCGACCCGGCCGCCGGCACCCTCGCCCCCAACACCCTGGCCAGTGCCCAGGCCGCCCTCGCCGCCGCAGGCGGACACCTGCCGGTCGCCACCTCGGTGCGCGCCGACGAGCCCCCCAAGGCCCTCGCCTGCGCCGACGGCTCCGCGCCGGCCACCATTCCGCACGCCGAGTCGGGCGAAGCGGTCGGCGCCTACCTCACCGCGCAGCTCGCGGCCGGCGGCGAGCACCTCACCCTCACCACTCCGGGCGCCGACCCCAAGCCCGACCACACCGCCACCGCCTGGGCCGCCCTGGCCCTGATCCAGAGCGGCCACCCCGAGCAGGCCACCGACGCCGTGGACTGGCTCGAGGGGCAGCGCGCCGCCTGGACCAAGAACGGCACCGACGCCGCCGCCACCGCCAGCCTCCTCCTGGTCTCCCAGGCCGCCCACCGCTCCACCACCGACCTCACCCACCAGCTCACCGCCCTCGGCCCGGCCCCGAAGGGTGGCGCCTCCCCGGCGGACGCCACCCCGGTGAAGAAGAAGAGAGACGGCATGGGCCAGTTCTGGCTGATCATCGTCGGCCTCCTCATCGGCATCGGCGGCGGCCTCCTGCTCAGCCTCCAGCGCAAGCGCAACCCGAACCTCTGA
- a CDS encoding SCO2322 family protein, with amino-acid sequence MVSAPDARPGGASTLPGGCAATRGRQASGGRAADQPCRHTTEPPTPDASGEAVEAQPASASGHVDVGPPRHRHTAAGPAHHRAPAVGRRPRRALAAVLLGALVLLVAAAPAQAAGYRYWSFWRGADGGAWTYQQQGPAIAVPPDGAVDGWRFAVSPDGGQDAAKPRATARFDEICAGTPAQDGRKRVAVVLDFGTAEDAGTAAAQPPGQRTACAGVAPRATSAEVLAAVAPPLRYDSNGLLCAIAGYPKAGCGDQVDAAAGAAEATPPAGHGSGPDVGPVAGGALVAVLAGGAVWQARRRRHS; translated from the coding sequence ATGGTCTCCGCCCCTGACGCCCGGCCGGGCGGAGCTTCGACCCTGCCCGGCGGCTGCGCGGCAACGCGTGGCCGGCAAGCATCGGGTGGCCGGGCCGCTGACCAGCCCTGCCGGCACACCACCGAGCCGCCCACACCCGATGCGAGCGGCGAGGCCGTCGAGGCGCAGCCCGCGTCGGCCTCGGGCCACGTCGACGTCGGCCCGCCCCGGCACCGCCACACCGCCGCCGGGCCCGCCCACCATCGCGCCCCGGCCGTGGGCCGGCGCCCACGCCGGGCCCTGGCGGCCGTCCTCCTCGGGGCGCTGGTGCTGCTCGTCGCCGCCGCGCCCGCGCAGGCGGCCGGGTACCGGTACTGGTCGTTCTGGCGCGGGGCCGACGGCGGGGCGTGGACGTACCAGCAGCAGGGGCCCGCGATCGCCGTGCCGCCGGACGGGGCGGTGGACGGATGGCGGTTCGCCGTCAGCCCGGACGGCGGGCAGGACGCCGCGAAGCCGCGCGCGACGGCCCGGTTCGACGAGATCTGCGCCGGCACGCCCGCCCAGGACGGCCGCAAGCGGGTCGCCGTGGTGCTGGACTTCGGGACGGCCGAGGACGCCGGGACAGCCGCCGCGCAGCCGCCCGGGCAGCGGACGGCCTGCGCCGGCGTCGCGCCGCGCGCCACCTCGGCCGAGGTGCTGGCCGCCGTCGCCCCGCCGCTGCGCTACGACTCCAACGGCCTGCTGTGCGCCATCGCCGGGTACCCGAAGGCGGGTTGCGGCGACCAGGTGGACGCCGCCGCAGGGGCCGCCGAGGCCACCCCTCCCGCCGGCCACGGCAGCGGCCCGGACGTCGGCCCGGTCGCCGGCGGTGCGCTGGTCGCCGTCCTCGCCGGTGGCGCCGTCTGGCAGGCGCGCCGCCGCCGTCACTCCTAA
- a CDS encoding TetR family transcriptional regulator, giving the protein MPSPTTSVSPATPPQGEPPLSARQAERRRRILRAATALAARGGYEAVQMREVAESAQVALGTLYRYFPSKVHLLVAVMLEQLQELQEHIRRHPPTDREPAPRVADTLTRAFHALQREPLLAEAMVRAMCFADRSVGAEVDLVSAATGQLILDAIGQSGPPSESQRAAVRVIEHTWHSALVAWLSGRASIAEVRADLHTAARLLTLP; this is encoded by the coding sequence TTGCCGTCGCCGACCACGTCCGTGAGCCCCGCCACCCCTCCGCAGGGCGAGCCGCCGCTGTCCGCGCGCCAGGCCGAACGGCGCCGCCGGATCCTGCGGGCCGCCACCGCGCTGGCCGCCCGGGGCGGGTACGAGGCGGTGCAGATGCGGGAGGTCGCGGAGAGCGCACAGGTCGCCCTCGGGACGCTGTACCGGTACTTCCCCTCCAAGGTCCACCTGCTGGTCGCGGTCATGCTGGAGCAGCTGCAGGAGCTCCAGGAACACATCCGGCGGCACCCGCCCACCGACCGGGAGCCGGCGCCGAGGGTCGCCGACACCCTCACCCGGGCCTTCCACGCGCTCCAGCGCGAGCCGCTGCTGGCCGAGGCGATGGTCCGCGCGATGTGCTTCGCGGACCGCTCGGTCGGCGCCGAGGTGGACCTGGTCAGCGCCGCCACCGGACAGCTCATCCTGGACGCGATCGGCCAGTCCGGACCGCCCAGCGAGAGCCAGCGGGCGGCCGTCCGGGTGATCGAGCACACCTGGCACTCGGCCCTGGTCGCCTGGCTCTCCGGACGCGCCTCGATCGCCGAGGTCCGGGCCGACCTGCACACCGCGGCGCGGCTGCTGACCCTGCCGTGA
- a CDS encoding class I SAM-dependent methyltransferase, which produces MSDLLEGARPAPEVLAAFEAATGFMPVDEGLALYAAAVAAARRTGLPVLEIGTYCGRSAVLLAAAAREAGTVALTVDHHRGSEEQQPGWEYHDPTLVDPEVGRMDTLPRFRRTLHAAGLEEHVVALVGRSPQIAALWGRPLALVFIDGGHTDEHATGDYEGWAPHLAPEGLLVVHDVFPDPADGGQAPYRVYLRALAEGFEEVSVTGSLRVLRRTAA; this is translated from the coding sequence ATGTCCGACCTGCTGGAGGGCGCCCGTCCGGCGCCGGAGGTGCTGGCGGCGTTCGAGGCGGCCACCGGGTTCATGCCGGTGGACGAGGGGCTCGCGCTGTACGCGGCGGCGGTGGCGGCGGCCCGGCGCACCGGGCTGCCGGTGCTGGAGATCGGCACCTACTGCGGGCGCTCGGCGGTCCTGCTGGCGGCCGCGGCCCGGGAGGCCGGGACGGTCGCGCTGACCGTGGACCACCACCGCGGCTCGGAGGAGCAGCAGCCCGGCTGGGAGTACCACGACCCGACCCTGGTGGACCCGGAGGTCGGGCGGATGGACACCCTGCCCCGGTTCCGTCGCACCCTGCACGCCGCCGGGCTGGAGGAGCACGTGGTCGCGCTGGTCGGCCGCTCGCCGCAGATCGCCGCGCTGTGGGGCCGGCCGCTGGCCCTGGTCTTCATCGACGGCGGGCACACCGACGAGCACGCCACCGGCGACTACGAGGGCTGGGCACCGCACCTGGCGCCGGAGGGCCTGCTGGTGGTGCACGACGTGTTCCCGGACCCGGCGGACGGCGGCCAGGCCCCGTACCGGGTGTACCTTCGGGCGCTGGCCGAGGGCTTCGAGGAGGTCTCGGTGACCGGCTCGCTGCGCGTGCTGCGCCGGACCGCCGCCTGA
- a CDS encoding N-acetylmuramoyl-L-alanine amidase, with the protein MTGPTSRPPRRSALLRATTVVAAVVPLCTAGWFGWRALDDSGPAGASAAASPGAVVSTSQAPGTPMAPPAGSTPTGATPTGTPTETSTPTAETPTPETPTAAPPADLTGRTIVLDPGHNPGNFAHPTEINRQVDIGNAHKECDTTGTETDAGYTEADYTLDVTRRARALLTARGAKVVFTQDGDRPWGPCVDERARAGADAHADVAVSVHGDGGPASGSGFHVIMPARVVAGKADNSAIVEPSHRLGLLLRDRFHAATGEPYADYVADEGLDTRSDLGGLNLSAVPKVFIECGNMRNSADARRMTDPQWRQQAAQGIADALTAFLTTH; encoded by the coding sequence GTGACCGGCCCGACCTCCCGACCGCCCCGCCGTTCCGCCCTGCTGCGCGCCACCACCGTGGTGGCCGCGGTCGTACCGCTGTGCACGGCGGGCTGGTTCGGCTGGCGGGCCCTGGACGACTCCGGCCCGGCGGGCGCCTCGGCCGCCGCGTCGCCCGGCGCCGTCGTCTCCACCAGCCAGGCCCCGGGCACCCCGATGGCGCCGCCGGCCGGCAGCACCCCGACGGGCGCCACGCCGACGGGCACGCCCACCGAGACGTCGACCCCCACCGCGGAAACCCCCACCCCGGAGACCCCCACCGCGGCGCCCCCCGCCGACCTCACCGGCCGCACCATCGTGCTCGACCCCGGCCACAACCCCGGCAACTTCGCCCACCCCACCGAGATCAACCGTCAGGTCGACATCGGCAACGCCCACAAGGAGTGCGACACCACCGGCACCGAGACCGACGCCGGCTACACCGAGGCCGACTACACCCTGGACGTCACCCGCCGGGCCCGCGCCCTGCTGACCGCCCGGGGCGCCAAGGTGGTGTTCACCCAGGACGGTGACCGCCCCTGGGGCCCGTGCGTGGACGAGCGCGCCAGGGCGGGCGCCGACGCGCACGCCGACGTCGCGGTCTCGGTGCACGGCGACGGCGGTCCGGCGAGCGGCAGCGGCTTCCACGTGATCATGCCCGCCAGGGTGGTCGCCGGCAAGGCGGACAACTCCGCGATCGTCGAACCCTCGCACCGCCTCGGCCTGCTGCTGCGCGACCGCTTCCACGCCGCGACCGGCGAGCCGTACGCCGACTACGTCGCGGACGAGGGCCTGGACACCCGCTCCGACCTGGGCGGCCTCAACCTCTCCGCGGTTCCCAAGGTGTTCATCGAGTGCGGTAACATGCGCAACTCCGCGGACGCCCGACGGATGACGGACCCTCAGTGGCGGCAGCAGGCCGCCCAGGGGATCGCCGACGCGCTGACCGCCTTCCTGACCACGCACTGA
- a CDS encoding class I SAM-dependent methyltransferase, producing MLTVDFSRFPLAPGDRVLDLGCGGGRHAFECYRRGANVIALDQNAEEIAEVKKWFAAMELAGEAPEGASAVAMEGNALALPFEDEYFDKIIISEVMEHIPDDKGVLNEMFRVLKPGGLLAVTVPRWLPEKICWALSDEYHEVEGGHIRIYRGDELLGKLKDAGLEPYGTHHAHALHSPYWWIKCAVGVDNDKALPVKAYHQLLVWDIVGTPVISTLTRAAEKALNPVIGKSFVAYAAKPNRTEPGQAGA from the coding sequence GTGCTGACCGTCGATTTCTCGCGCTTCCCGCTCGCCCCCGGCGACCGGGTGCTCGACCTGGGCTGCGGCGGGGGCCGGCACGCGTTCGAGTGCTACCGCCGCGGCGCCAACGTGATCGCCCTCGACCAGAACGCCGAGGAGATCGCCGAGGTCAAGAAGTGGTTCGCCGCGATGGAGCTGGCCGGCGAGGCCCCCGAGGGCGCGTCGGCGGTCGCGATGGAGGGCAACGCGCTGGCGCTGCCGTTCGAGGACGAGTACTTCGACAAGATCATCATCTCCGAGGTGATGGAGCACATACCCGACGACAAGGGCGTGCTCAACGAGATGTTCCGCGTCCTCAAGCCGGGCGGCCTGCTCGCCGTCACCGTGCCGCGCTGGCTGCCGGAGAAGATCTGCTGGGCGCTGTCCGACGAGTACCACGAGGTCGAGGGCGGTCACATCCGGATCTACCGGGGTGACGAGCTGCTCGGCAAGCTCAAGGACGCCGGCCTGGAGCCGTACGGCACCCACCACGCGCACGCGCTGCACTCGCCGTACTGGTGGATCAAGTGCGCCGTCGGCGTGGACAACGACAAGGCGCTGCCGGTCAAGGCGTACCACCAGCTGCTGGTCTGGGACATCGTCGGGACCCCGGTGATCAGCACCCTCACCAGGGCCGCCGAGAAGGCGCTCAACCCGGTCATCGGCAAGAGCTTCGTCGCCTACGCCGCCAAGCCGAACCGCACGGAGCCCGGGCAGGCGGGCGCATGA